Proteins encoded by one window of Megachile rotundata isolate GNS110a chromosome 10, iyMegRotu1, whole genome shotgun sequence:
- the LOC100878642 gene encoding follicle cell protein 3C-1, whose translation MYSMILLLIVCFSSVSAHDQIKSQDLNNTLNVSTTKTPLGCVCGIFLSKQFKKNSKEPPIGNPALNYDQPGTFPCTQSGNRLCINKCLDTIIKHLPNSSTILCSSIERNCYKEKAYLFIRNCQSEWINTNLSTGKEYCCKNGVPYKCPLY comes from the exons atgtattcaatgattttattgttaattgtttGTTTTTCATCTGTATCTGCACATGACCAAATTAAGTCACAAGATTTAAATAATACTCTGAATGTTTCAACTACTAAAACGCCACTTGGCTGTgtttgtggaatttttttaagTAAACAGTTCAAGAAAAATAGCAAAGAACCACCTATAGGAAATCCTGCTCTTAATTATGATCAACCTGGAACATTTCCATGTACTCAAAGTGGAAACAGACTTTGCATTAATAAATGTTTGGATACT attattaaacATCTTCCAAATAGTTCTACAATATTATGTAGTTCAATAGAACGTAACTGCTATAAAGAGAAA GCTTATTTATTTATCCGGAATTGTCAGAGTGAATGGATTAATACAAATCTTTCTACTGGGAAAGAGTACTGTTGCAAGAATGGTGTACCATATAAATGCCCATTATACTAA
- the LOC105661737 gene encoding LOW QUALITY PROTEIN: uncharacterized protein LOC105661737 (The sequence of the model RefSeq protein was modified relative to this genomic sequence to represent the inferred CDS: substituted 1 base at 1 genomic stop codon): protein MFTSKEQLIKRTGKNPIGRYEFLKLLATEYKTTKSKDAKEQVLANLANFAYDPINYGYIRQLQIIDLFLYALSENNVKLVRFAAGGICNLCVDPINKLYILRNQGIKLLTSLLVSQDEDTVLSTITSLIYLITPESKDEITTEDIEKISELSKQESNRIKNLATIFLNDYSALNNNTEDSKSTXETYVGKNKYTKNKMKLSKPFFKLLKRYCTGVSGLTNSTNNLNNINTGSKISVFKTITKNDVLNFAELTGDHNPVHVETSNNLVHGALLNGLVSGVLGTKLPGPGTLVLEQNLTFPAPCYAGDTIEIKVEIVSIRKIMKCEYICIANGEKIVLKGNAKLIKKLPIS from the exons ATGTTTACCAGTAAGGAGCAACTGATAAAACGTACTGGAAAGAATCCTATCGGTCGttacgaatttttaaaattgttagctACGGAATATAAAACCACTAAATCTAAAG ATGCAAAAGAACAAGTTTTAGCAAATCTTGCTAATTTTGCTTATGATCCTATTAACTATGGATATATAAGacaattacaaataattgaCTTATTCCTTTACGCATTATCTGAAAATAATGTCAAGTTGGTACGTTTTGCAGCAGGTGGCATTTGTAATTTATGTGTTG atccaataaataaattgtatattttacgcAATCAAGGAATTAAACTTCTAACGTCGTTACTTGTTTCACAAGATGAAGACACTGTATTATCAACAATTActagtttaatatatttaattactccTGAGTCAAAAGATGAAATAACAACTGAAGATATTGAAAAAATATCTGAGCTTTCAAAACAAGAAAGTAATCGTATTAAGAACTTggcaacaatatttttaaatgattattCTGCATTGAATAATAATACTGAAGATTCTAAAAGTACATAAGAAACATATGttggaaaaaataaatatactaaaaataaaatgaagttgTCAAagccattttttaaattgctaaaAAGATATTGTACAGGAGTTTCTGgtttaacaaattcaacaaataatttaaataatataaatactgGTAGTAAAATATCAGTTTTTAAAACAATCACAAAGAACGATGTTTTAAATTTTGCTGAATTAACTGGTGATCATAATCCAGTACACGTTGAAACTTCAAATAATCTTGTACATGGTGCACTTCTTAATGGCTTAGTATCAGGAGTACTTGGTACAAAGTTACCAGGTCCAGGAACCTTAGTGCTGGAACAAAATCTGACATTTCCAGCACCATGTTATGCAGGAGATACAATAGAAATAAAAGTAGAGATTGTTTCCAtaagaaaaattatgaaatgtgaATATATTTGTATTGCAAATGGagaaaaaatagttttaaagggtAATGCAAAACTCATTAAAAAGTTACCAATTTCATAA
- the Stt3B gene encoding catalytic subunit 3B of the oligosaccharyltransferase complex isoform X3, whose amino-acid sequence MLPNRSSTTNIKKDMFPDKKSTSKQMKTSTLTNAAGLSSLITFTVLLLAWISGFASRLFAVIRFESIIHEFDPWFNYRATAYMVQHGFYNFLNWFDERAWYPLGRIVGGTVYPGLMITSGSIHYILHSLNIPVHIRDICVFLAPIFSGLTAISTYLLTKEIWSAGAGLFAACFIAIVPGYISRSVAGSYDNEGIAIFALQITYYLWVKSVKTGSIFWASMTALSYFYMVSAWGGYVFIINLIPFHVFALLVMNRFSNRLFTSYTTFYILGLLLSMQIPFVGFQPIRTSEHMAAGGVFGLLIFVAALRYLRTVLTKSEMKYFGGVVAVTAGVLLVVLICLTYAGVVAPWSGRFYSLWDTGYAKIHIPIIASVSEHQPTTWFSFFFDLHILVTTFPVGLWYCIKHINDERVFVILYAISAVYFAGVMVRLMLTLTPVVCMLAGVAFSDLLELFFKEEDSERNDRSSNGSEEESEEERERSPGRALYDKAGKLRRMKHERPRGNGDGLGINLRNGVVIGAFMLMTMFTLHCTWITSNAYSSPSIVLASYSNDGGRATLDDFREAYYWLAQNTPIDARVMSWWDYGYQIAGMANRTTLVDNNTWNNSHIALVGKAMSSNESAAYEIMTSLDVNYVLVIFGGMIGYSGDDVNKFLWMVRIAEGEYPQDIRESDYFTEKGEFRVDSEGSPTLLNSLMYKLCYYRFGEVKIDYRSPFGYDRTRNAEIGNKNFQLTYLEEAYTTEHWLVRIYRVKKPSEFNRPSIPISKRVVARNANSYISKKLWGVVH is encoded by the exons ATGTTGCCAAATAGATCATCGACGACAAATATCAAAAAAGATATGTTTCCTGATAAGAAATCAACTTCGAAGCAAATGAAAACTTCCACGTTAACAAACGCTGCTGGTCTCAGTtctcttattacttttactgttTTGCTACTTGCTTGGATCTCAGGATTTGCCTCACGGTTATTTGCGGTGATACGTTTCGAAAGTATCATACAtgaattcgatccgtg gTTTAACTACAGAGCAACAGCGTACATGGTACAACATggattctacaattttttaaattggtttGATGAAAGAGCATGGTATCCATTGGGTCGTATTGTGGGTGGAACTGTTTATCCAGGATTAATGATCACATCTGGATCAATACATTACATATTACATTCTTTAAATATCCCAGTACACATAAGAGATATTTGTGTATTCCTAGCTCCAATTTTTAGTGGCCTTACTGCCATTTCTACGTACTTATTAACAAAAGAAATATGGAGTGCTGGAGCTGGCTTGTTTGCAGCATGCTTCATTGCAATTGTACCTGGTTACATTTCAAGATCCGTAGCAGGAAGTTATGATAATGAAGGCATTGCTATTTTTGCTTTACAAATAACATATTATCTATGGGTTAAATCAGTTAAAACTGGCTCTATCTTCTGGGCTTCTATGACTGCtctatcatatttttatatggTATCGGCATGGGGTGgttatgtttttattattaatctcattccaTTCCACGTTTTTGCATTGCTGGTTATGAATCGATTTAGTAACCGTCTTTTCACAAGTTACActacattttacattttggGACTTCTACTAAGTATGCAAATACCATTTGTTGGTTTTCAACCAATAAGAACATCAGAACATATGGCTGCAGGAGGAGTATTTGGTCTGCTAATTTTTGTAGCAGCTCTCAG ATATTTGAGAACTGTACTTACCAAGtctgaaatgaaatattttggaGGAGTTGTCGCAGTTACAGCCGGTGTTCTTTTAGTTGTTTTGATTTGTTTAACCTATGCTGGTGTTGTTGCTCCTTGGAGTGGAAGATTTTATTCGTTATGGGATACTGGCTATGCAAAAATTCACATTCCAATAATTGCATCTGTTTCTGAACATCAACCTACAACATGGTTTAGCTTTTTCTTTGACTTACACATTCTTGTTACAACATTTCCTGTTGGTCTGTGGTATTGTATTAAGCATATTAACGATGAACGCGTTTTTG TTATATTATATGCTATAAGTGCTGTTTATTTTGCCGGAGTAATGGTTAGGCTTATGCTCACTTTAACCCCTGTAGTTTGTATGCTTGCTGGAGTAGCTTTCAGTGACCTTCTAGAATTGTTCTTTAAAGAAGAAGATAGTGAAAGAAATGATCGAAGTAGTAATGGCAGTGAAGAAGAAAGTGAGGAAGAAAGAGAAAGGAGTCCTGGTAGAGCATTATATGATAAAGCTGGCAAACTCCGTAGAATGAAACATGAACGACCTAGAGGCAACGGCGATGGATTGGGTATTAATCTCCGAAATGGTGTTGTCATTGGAGCATTTATGTTGATGACAATGTTTACTTTGCATTGTACTTGGATTACAAGTAATGCATATTCTAGTCCTTCAATTGTTTTGGCATCATATAGCAATGATGGTGGTAGAGCTACACTTGATGACTTTAGAGAAGCTTATTATTGGTTAGCACAAAATACACCAATTGATGCTAGAGTTATGAGTTGGTGGGATTACGGTTATCAAATTGCTGGAATGGCTAACAG AACTACTCTCGTGGACAATAATACTTGGAATAATTCACATATAGCTCTGGTTGGAAAAGCAATGAGCTCAAATGAAAGTGCTGCTTATGAAATTATGACATCATTAGATGTAAACTATGTATTAGTTATTTTTGGAGGAATGATTGGATATTCAGGAGATGATGTTAACAAGTTCCTTTGGATGGTACGAATTGCCGAGGGTGAATATCCACAAGATATTCGGGAAAGTGATTATTTCACTGAAAAAGGAGAATTTCGTGTGGATTCCGAAGGTTCACCTACtcttttaaattcattaatgtataaattatgtTATTATCGATTTGGAGAAGTAAAGATCGATTATCGATCGCCCTTTGGTTACGATCGTACACGTAATGCAGAAataggaaataaaaatttccaattaacaTATTTGGAAGAAGCTTATACAACCGAACATTGGCTTGTTCGAATTTACAG ggTGAAAAAACCAAGTGAGTTTAATAGACCTAGTATTCCGATATCTAAACGAGTTGTGGCACGTAATGCCAATTCGTATATTAGTAAAAAG TTGTGGGGGGTTGTACATTAA
- the Stt3B gene encoding catalytic subunit 3B of the oligosaccharyltransferase complex isoform X1, whose protein sequence is MLPNRSSTTNIKKDMFPDKKSTSKQMKTSTLTNAAGLSSLITFTVLLLAWISGFASRLFAVIRFESIIHEFDPWFNYRATAYMVQHGFYNFLNWFDERAWYPLGRIVGGTVYPGLMITSGSIHYILHSLNIPVHIRDICVFLAPIFSGLTAISTYLLTKEIWSAGAGLFAACFIAIVPGYISRSVAGSYDNEGIAIFALQITYYLWVKSVKTGSIFWASMTALSYFYMVSAWGGYVFIINLIPFHVFALLVMNRFSNRLFTSYTTFYILGLLLSMQIPFVGFQPIRTSEHMAAGGVFGLLIFVAALRYLRTVLTKSEMKYFGGVVAVTAGVLLVVLICLTYAGVVAPWSGRFYSLWDTGYAKIHIPIIASVSEHQPTTWFSFFFDLHILVTTFPVGLWYCIKHINDERVFVILYAISAVYFAGVMVRLMLTLTPVVCMLAGVAFSDLLELFFKEEDSERNDRSSNGSEEESEEERERSPGRALYDKAGKLRRMKHERPRGNGDGLGINLRNGVVIGAFMLMTMFTLHCTWITSNAYSSPSIVLASYSNDGGRATLDDFREAYYWLAQNTPIDARVMSWWDYGYQIAGMANRTTLVDNNTWNNSHIALVGKAMSSNESAAYEIMTSLDVNYVLVIFGGMIGYSGDDVNKFLWMVRIAEGEYPQDIRESDYFTEKGEFRVDSEGSPTLLNSLMYKLCYYRFGEVKIDYRSPFGYDRTRNAEIGNKNFQLTYLEEAYTTEHWLVRIYRVKKPSEFNRPSIPISKRVVARNANSYISKKTSRRKKGYIKGRPTVVKGQKPQRRTT, encoded by the exons ATGTTGCCAAATAGATCATCGACGACAAATATCAAAAAAGATATGTTTCCTGATAAGAAATCAACTTCGAAGCAAATGAAAACTTCCACGTTAACAAACGCTGCTGGTCTCAGTtctcttattacttttactgttTTGCTACTTGCTTGGATCTCAGGATTTGCCTCACGGTTATTTGCGGTGATACGTTTCGAAAGTATCATACAtgaattcgatccgtg gTTTAACTACAGAGCAACAGCGTACATGGTACAACATggattctacaattttttaaattggtttGATGAAAGAGCATGGTATCCATTGGGTCGTATTGTGGGTGGAACTGTTTATCCAGGATTAATGATCACATCTGGATCAATACATTACATATTACATTCTTTAAATATCCCAGTACACATAAGAGATATTTGTGTATTCCTAGCTCCAATTTTTAGTGGCCTTACTGCCATTTCTACGTACTTATTAACAAAAGAAATATGGAGTGCTGGAGCTGGCTTGTTTGCAGCATGCTTCATTGCAATTGTACCTGGTTACATTTCAAGATCCGTAGCAGGAAGTTATGATAATGAAGGCATTGCTATTTTTGCTTTACAAATAACATATTATCTATGGGTTAAATCAGTTAAAACTGGCTCTATCTTCTGGGCTTCTATGACTGCtctatcatatttttatatggTATCGGCATGGGGTGgttatgtttttattattaatctcattccaTTCCACGTTTTTGCATTGCTGGTTATGAATCGATTTAGTAACCGTCTTTTCACAAGTTACActacattttacattttggGACTTCTACTAAGTATGCAAATACCATTTGTTGGTTTTCAACCAATAAGAACATCAGAACATATGGCTGCAGGAGGAGTATTTGGTCTGCTAATTTTTGTAGCAGCTCTCAG ATATTTGAGAACTGTACTTACCAAGtctgaaatgaaatattttggaGGAGTTGTCGCAGTTACAGCCGGTGTTCTTTTAGTTGTTTTGATTTGTTTAACCTATGCTGGTGTTGTTGCTCCTTGGAGTGGAAGATTTTATTCGTTATGGGATACTGGCTATGCAAAAATTCACATTCCAATAATTGCATCTGTTTCTGAACATCAACCTACAACATGGTTTAGCTTTTTCTTTGACTTACACATTCTTGTTACAACATTTCCTGTTGGTCTGTGGTATTGTATTAAGCATATTAACGATGAACGCGTTTTTG TTATATTATATGCTATAAGTGCTGTTTATTTTGCCGGAGTAATGGTTAGGCTTATGCTCACTTTAACCCCTGTAGTTTGTATGCTTGCTGGAGTAGCTTTCAGTGACCTTCTAGAATTGTTCTTTAAAGAAGAAGATAGTGAAAGAAATGATCGAAGTAGTAATGGCAGTGAAGAAGAAAGTGAGGAAGAAAGAGAAAGGAGTCCTGGTAGAGCATTATATGATAAAGCTGGCAAACTCCGTAGAATGAAACATGAACGACCTAGAGGCAACGGCGATGGATTGGGTATTAATCTCCGAAATGGTGTTGTCATTGGAGCATTTATGTTGATGACAATGTTTACTTTGCATTGTACTTGGATTACAAGTAATGCATATTCTAGTCCTTCAATTGTTTTGGCATCATATAGCAATGATGGTGGTAGAGCTACACTTGATGACTTTAGAGAAGCTTATTATTGGTTAGCACAAAATACACCAATTGATGCTAGAGTTATGAGTTGGTGGGATTACGGTTATCAAATTGCTGGAATGGCTAACAG AACTACTCTCGTGGACAATAATACTTGGAATAATTCACATATAGCTCTGGTTGGAAAAGCAATGAGCTCAAATGAAAGTGCTGCTTATGAAATTATGACATCATTAGATGTAAACTATGTATTAGTTATTTTTGGAGGAATGATTGGATATTCAGGAGATGATGTTAACAAGTTCCTTTGGATGGTACGAATTGCCGAGGGTGAATATCCACAAGATATTCGGGAAAGTGATTATTTCACTGAAAAAGGAGAATTTCGTGTGGATTCCGAAGGTTCACCTACtcttttaaattcattaatgtataaattatgtTATTATCGATTTGGAGAAGTAAAGATCGATTATCGATCGCCCTTTGGTTACGATCGTACACGTAATGCAGAAataggaaataaaaatttccaattaacaTATTTGGAAGAAGCTTATACAACCGAACATTGGCTTGTTCGAATTTACAG ggTGAAAAAACCAAGTGAGTTTAATAGACCTAGTATTCCGATATCTAAACGAGTTGTGGCACGTAATGCCAATTCGTATATTAGTAAAAAG ACTTCACGTCGTAAGAAAGGTTATATAAAAGGCCGGCCAACCGTTGTTAAAGGACAGAAACCTCAACGAAGAACTACGTAA
- the Stt3B gene encoding catalytic subunit 3B of the oligosaccharyltransferase complex isoform X2, whose protein sequence is MLPNRSSTTNIKKDMFPDKKSTSKQMKTSTLTNAAGLSSLITFTVLLLAWISGFASRLFAVIRFESIIHEFDPWFNYRATAYMVQHGFYNFLNWFDERAWYPLGRIVGGTVYPGLMITSGSIHYILHSLNIPVHIRDICVFLAPIFSGLTAISTYLLTKEIWSAGAGLFAACFIAIVPGYISRSVAGSYDNEGIAIFALQITYYLWVKSVKTGSIFWASMTALSYFYMVSAWGGYVFIINLIPFHVFALLVMNRFSNRLFTSYTTFYILGLLLSMQIPFVGFQPIRTSEHMAAGGVFGLLIFVAALRYLRTVLTKSEMKYFGGVVAVTAGVLLVVLICLTYAGVVAPWSGRFYSLWDTGYAKIHIPIIASVSEHQPTTWFSFFFDLHILVTTFPVGLWYCIKHINDERVFVILYAISAVYFAGVMVRLMLTLTPVVCMLAGVAFSDLLELFFKEEDSERNDRSSNGSEEESEEERERSPGRALYDKAGKLRRMKHERPRGNGDGLGINLRNGVVIGAFMLMTMFTLHCTWITSNAYSSPSIVLASYSNDGGRATLDDFREAYYWLAQNTPIDARVMSWWDYGYQIAGMANRTTLVDNNTWNNSHIALVGKAMSSNESAAYEIMTSLDVNYVLVIFGGMIGYSGDDVNKFLWMVRIAEGEYPQDIRESDYFTEKGEFRVDSEGSPTLLNSLMYKLCYYRFGEVKIDYRSPFGYDRTRNAEIGNKNFQLTYLEEAYTTEHWLVRIYRVKKPSEFNRPSIPISKRVVARNANSYISKKLKLWGVVH, encoded by the exons ATGTTGCCAAATAGATCATCGACGACAAATATCAAAAAAGATATGTTTCCTGATAAGAAATCAACTTCGAAGCAAATGAAAACTTCCACGTTAACAAACGCTGCTGGTCTCAGTtctcttattacttttactgttTTGCTACTTGCTTGGATCTCAGGATTTGCCTCACGGTTATTTGCGGTGATACGTTTCGAAAGTATCATACAtgaattcgatccgtg gTTTAACTACAGAGCAACAGCGTACATGGTACAACATggattctacaattttttaaattggtttGATGAAAGAGCATGGTATCCATTGGGTCGTATTGTGGGTGGAACTGTTTATCCAGGATTAATGATCACATCTGGATCAATACATTACATATTACATTCTTTAAATATCCCAGTACACATAAGAGATATTTGTGTATTCCTAGCTCCAATTTTTAGTGGCCTTACTGCCATTTCTACGTACTTATTAACAAAAGAAATATGGAGTGCTGGAGCTGGCTTGTTTGCAGCATGCTTCATTGCAATTGTACCTGGTTACATTTCAAGATCCGTAGCAGGAAGTTATGATAATGAAGGCATTGCTATTTTTGCTTTACAAATAACATATTATCTATGGGTTAAATCAGTTAAAACTGGCTCTATCTTCTGGGCTTCTATGACTGCtctatcatatttttatatggTATCGGCATGGGGTGgttatgtttttattattaatctcattccaTTCCACGTTTTTGCATTGCTGGTTATGAATCGATTTAGTAACCGTCTTTTCACAAGTTACActacattttacattttggGACTTCTACTAAGTATGCAAATACCATTTGTTGGTTTTCAACCAATAAGAACATCAGAACATATGGCTGCAGGAGGAGTATTTGGTCTGCTAATTTTTGTAGCAGCTCTCAG ATATTTGAGAACTGTACTTACCAAGtctgaaatgaaatattttggaGGAGTTGTCGCAGTTACAGCCGGTGTTCTTTTAGTTGTTTTGATTTGTTTAACCTATGCTGGTGTTGTTGCTCCTTGGAGTGGAAGATTTTATTCGTTATGGGATACTGGCTATGCAAAAATTCACATTCCAATAATTGCATCTGTTTCTGAACATCAACCTACAACATGGTTTAGCTTTTTCTTTGACTTACACATTCTTGTTACAACATTTCCTGTTGGTCTGTGGTATTGTATTAAGCATATTAACGATGAACGCGTTTTTG TTATATTATATGCTATAAGTGCTGTTTATTTTGCCGGAGTAATGGTTAGGCTTATGCTCACTTTAACCCCTGTAGTTTGTATGCTTGCTGGAGTAGCTTTCAGTGACCTTCTAGAATTGTTCTTTAAAGAAGAAGATAGTGAAAGAAATGATCGAAGTAGTAATGGCAGTGAAGAAGAAAGTGAGGAAGAAAGAGAAAGGAGTCCTGGTAGAGCATTATATGATAAAGCTGGCAAACTCCGTAGAATGAAACATGAACGACCTAGAGGCAACGGCGATGGATTGGGTATTAATCTCCGAAATGGTGTTGTCATTGGAGCATTTATGTTGATGACAATGTTTACTTTGCATTGTACTTGGATTACAAGTAATGCATATTCTAGTCCTTCAATTGTTTTGGCATCATATAGCAATGATGGTGGTAGAGCTACACTTGATGACTTTAGAGAAGCTTATTATTGGTTAGCACAAAATACACCAATTGATGCTAGAGTTATGAGTTGGTGGGATTACGGTTATCAAATTGCTGGAATGGCTAACAG AACTACTCTCGTGGACAATAATACTTGGAATAATTCACATATAGCTCTGGTTGGAAAAGCAATGAGCTCAAATGAAAGTGCTGCTTATGAAATTATGACATCATTAGATGTAAACTATGTATTAGTTATTTTTGGAGGAATGATTGGATATTCAGGAGATGATGTTAACAAGTTCCTTTGGATGGTACGAATTGCCGAGGGTGAATATCCACAAGATATTCGGGAAAGTGATTATTTCACTGAAAAAGGAGAATTTCGTGTGGATTCCGAAGGTTCACCTACtcttttaaattcattaatgtataaattatgtTATTATCGATTTGGAGAAGTAAAGATCGATTATCGATCGCCCTTTGGTTACGATCGTACACGTAATGCAGAAataggaaataaaaatttccaattaacaTATTTGGAAGAAGCTTATACAACCGAACATTGGCTTGTTCGAATTTACAG ggTGAAAAAACCAAGTGAGTTTAATAGACCTAGTATTCCGATATCTAAACGAGTTGTGGCACGTAATGCCAATTCGTATATTAGTAAAAAG TTGAAGTTGTGGGGGGTTGTACATTAA
- the l(3)L1231 gene encoding zf-C3Hc3H domain-containing lethal (3) L1231, whose amino-acid sequence MKVSMSENLNMDSKLKFSDRLKALLKTEARQDVDPYIFSEPEPFTTTARKNVTVVSAKNPKVMQNCRNSKTKGKCMKQRIRITSIPDGEYKAVQDHAVELDIDSSVGGGGIGSGDGENIDYKFAKALQQKQHHLENLQRLRCRKQRRDHTLLYYPRAGDEISDSDSSGDEMTVYQRYWFSGEISPTLNRSARLSQLRSQLRRRLLQLHESGTDSEALLRDRARCLLEAAYKDPASTARALSGSPSTSKVVDGPLLVGGLCGADGCQQISLPCTRHCSRHIMLNGDQLLFEHCTAKFSDNTQCCIPVFDVAHELPLCPEHARKRDNYHRKAQESKPKKARKKPASPTISRPKPKSRPKKRKRPPANKLENKGPTLIHEESQYLNQINSSENQTKTLNNLNTIAQGSSNTSNLNLGLGLGLGGAGLKVDLGDHEVFPSLDPVEHDFGNVLNNLPPDAFNDLFIEGRNGEYEPSREEEEELERALEAVDKDVRNLERMGQTHGLLEPALLAQLMSDIAS is encoded by the exons ATGAAGGTCTCTATGTCCGAAAACTTAAACATGGACAGTAAATTGAAGTTTTCGGATCGCTTGAAGGCTTTGTTGAAAACTGAAGCTCGTCAAGATGTCGATCCATATATTTTTAGTGAACCAGAGCCATTTACTACTACAGCAAGAAAAAATGTTACAGTAGTGTCAGCTAAAAATCCTAAAGTAATGCAAAATTGTAGAAATAGTAAAACTAAAGGAAAATGTATGAAACAAAGAATAAGGATAACATCTATACCAGATGGGGAATACAAAGCTGTACAAGATCACGCTGTAGAGTTAGATATTGACAGTAGTGTCGGTGGTGGTGGCATTGGTAGTGGTGATGGTGaaaatatagattataaatttgcaaaagcaCTTCAGCAAAAACAACATcatcttgaaaatttacaaagatTAAGATGTAGAAAGCAAAGGCGGGACCATACTCTATTATATTATCCTAGAGCTGGAGATGAAATATCAGATAGTGATTCCAGTGGAGATGAAATGACAGTTTATCAACGTTATTGGTTTTCTGGAGAAATCAGTCCAACATTAAATCGTTCAGCACGTCTTTCTCAATTACGTTCTCAATTAAGAAGACGATTACTTCAGTTACACGAAAGTGGAACAGACTCTGAAGCCTTATTACGTGATAGAGCTAGATGTTTGTTGGAAGCTGCCTATAAGGATCCTGCATCTACTGCAAGAGCTTTAAGTGGTTCTCCAAGTACAAGTAAAGTGGTAGATGGACCGCTTTTAGTTGGTGGACTTTGTGGAGCTGATGGATGTCAACAAATATCTTTGCCCTGCACTCGTCATTGTTCTCGTCACATTATGTTGAATGGAGATCAACTTTTGTTTGAACATTGCACTGCCAAATTTAGTGATAATACACAATGTTGTATTCCTGTGTTTGATGTTGCACATGAATTACCTCTTTGTCCAGAGCATGCAAGGAAAAGGGATAACTATCATCGTAAAGCTCAAGAGTCTAAACCAAAGAAAGCTCGTAAAAAGCCAGCATCCCCAACAATTTCCAGGCCTAAACCAAAATCGAGGCCAAAGAAACGGAAACGGCCTCCTgcaaataaacttgaaaataaaggTCCTACCCTGATACACGAGGAGAGTCAATATTTGAATCAAATAAACTCTAGTGAAAATCAGACAAAaactttaaacaatttaaatactATAGCACAAGGAAGTTCAAATACTTCTAATTTAAATTTAGGACTAGGACTTGGTCTTGGTGGAGCAGGACTTAAAGTAGATCTGGGAGATCATGAAGTGTTTCCTTCTTTAGATCCTGTGGAGCATGATTTTGGCAATGTGCTCAATAATTTACCACCTGATGCTTTTAATGATTTATTCATTG AAGGTAGAAATGGGGAGTATGAACCATCAagggaagaggaagaagaattGGAGCGAGCATTGGAAGCAGTAGATAAGGATGTGCGAAATTTGGAAAGAATGGGGCAAACACATGGACTTTTAGAGCCTGCCTTGTTGGCTCAACTTATGTCAGATATTGCTTCGTAG